ATTTAAGGCAATTGGTAAAAAAATGCTTTCTGACGTAATTGACTTTTTAAAAGATATCAATCATATTGAGTCCAGTTGCATACTGATGTAATCTCAAGTTATGGTTCATAATTAAAAACAGACGTAATTGTCTGTTTTTTATTTGTCGTTTTGAGCTTGAATGGTAAGATAATAGAAGTGCGAAAACTAATTTGATTTAGTCAATGGATAACTTATTCAAGGGGTGAAAATGATGATTAAAGAACAAAATTTTCCCATCGAAACTAGATATAGATGGTATGATATCAACAACTTAAGTGAGGCAGATAGTCGAAAACTCCAGGATGAATTTAATTTTACCCCAGACATGATTTCTTATATTTCCGACCGACACGAGCGACCACACTATGATTATGATACTCACACTAAGATTCACTTGCTGGTTTATGATGTGCCGATTTGGCCCAGTAAAAGCATTAAACATTTTACTTCGCATCCAATTACTTTTCTGGTTTCGGGTGAAAACATTTTTACCTTCCATACAGAATCAACTAGCTATGTTTTTGAGGAATTTAATGATCGGTTAATGCGTAATAAGCTTTCCAGGGCAGAGGATGTTACCGAATTGTTAATGAAATTTTTGCTTTCAGCAGCACAATACTTTCAAAGAGCGATTACTCAATTAGATGTTGAACGTAATGGCTTAGATCAAAAATTATCAGACGATATTGACAATCATGACTTAGTTGAGTTATCCAACATTGAAAAAAGTTTGGTTTACCTTTCAAGTTCAATTCAGACTGACTTGATGATGTTGCACAGCTTGAAAATATCAGAATTGGATTTTACCAAATATGCTAGAGAACGCCTTGATGACGTTTTAATCGAATCAAATCAGGCTTCTGAAATGGTGAAAATTTCGCAGCAAGTGACTAAGACTTTGTCAGCGACTTCCAATAATATGATGAATAATAACCTGAATGATACGATGAAGTTCTTGACTGTGTGGTCATTGGTTTTAACAATTCCGACAATTTTAACGGGTTTTTATGGAATGAACGTTAGCTTGCCAGTCGATCACAGTTCAACAGATTGGATAGTGATTACCATATTCGCCATTATTTTAATGGCTTGGTTAATCTTCTTGATGAAGCGACACCATATGTTTTGAGGTGAGACATAAAAGATGAAAAATAAGGTAATCATTGGTTCATTAATAGCGACGCTGTTTGCGTTTATGCTGTATACGGCTAACATTAAGCAGCTGGGTCATGCAAGTTTGCAAGTAATTGATCATAATCGAAGTAGTGTAGTTAAACGTAAAAATAAAAAGTCTAAGGCTGAACCTAAAGTAGCTGGGATGGAGTATCCAAGTGAAGTTAAAGTTAAAAAGGGTAGTCAGGCAGATTGGGCTAAAAAGATTAGTCAGATAATGGGCAAGAATGATAGTTATCAAGTTTGCCTGCAAGATTTGAATTCACCCAAATTTGCACAAGTTGCTAATACGTCTAAGCTACATCAAGCCAAGGTAAGCAGTCGGCTATTTTTATTAGTAACAATTTATTATCAAGAACAACATGGGAATCTTTCTGGGCATAGTGCACTTAAAGTTAAAAAAGCTGATCGCGTTAAGGGGGAAAAAATGCTTAGCGCAGGAATTGCTTATAGTGTTACTTATCTGAAGCAAGCGATGCTTCAAGGTAATCAAACTGCCACTAATGTTTTAATGCGTAAAGTTGGCTCTAAGATTGCGCCAGTAATTAAGCAGATGGGAGCAACTGATACGAGTATTAAGCACACCACAACACAACTTAGCTCTCAGACAACTGCAACGGATTTAGCTCGTATTATGGTTGATCTTTATCAAGATAAAACCCTTGACCGACAACATGCCAATTTGGCTCTAGGATCGCTTAATTCGACTAAGCATAAGCCTAAACTGGCTTCTGGAGTTAATGGCACGGTGTATGCAATTGGTGATAAGAAGGCGGCCGTAATTTTAGTACAAAGTGGTGGTCATACTTATTGTCTTAGTGTTTGGAGTGATAGCGCTCGCAAACTGACACGTTTGAGCAAGACCGTCGCTGACTTCTTTAATTAAATATAATTTACAAAGTGTAAATTGTTTTCTTCTAATTGTAGTGCTATATTATTCAGGTACTAAAAGGAGCTGATTAATATTGGTCAAAAAGCGGGACTTAAACTTAGACAAGTTGATTGCTAAAGCAACTGAACTGATTAATCAACACGGGTTAGCGGCGCTAACTTTGCCAAGTCTTGCTAAAGAGTTAGGAGTTAAGTCGCAGTCGTTGTATCATTATGTTTCGGGACGCAAGCAATTATTATCTTTGGTTGGTGCAAGTCGAATTAAGTTGTTGAGCCAAAAATTAATTGAAAACCTACTAGGTTTTTCTGGTGTTGAGGCACTGCTTAAATTTGCGGATATTGTGCGTAACTTTATCTTGACCGATCAAGCATTACTCAGTATCCTGTATCATTTAAATGAATATCAGCAAGACGACGCAATTAATCAAGAAATTCTTAAGATAATTGAGTTAGCTGAGAAGTTGAATATTCGTGGTGATAGTAAAGTTTCGCTCCACGCACTAATTGGTGCAGTTTTAGGCTATGTTTTTTTGGATGTGTCTGCATCTTTTACTAAGGAGAGCGCAGCCGAAGCTGATCGTGGTTATCATGAGTTAATTTTACAGTTAGTTCAATCGCAAGCATAATTGCGGATATAGAAAGGAAAAGTAGATTGCAAAAACTAGTAAAGAATCATGTTTTTTCGCTAATTGCATGGATTTTGATTTTGGTGGTTTCGCTAATAGCCTTACCTAATATTACGGGGTTAACACGGCAACATTCTGGAGTTTCGTTACCCCAAGATGTTCAAAGTGAGGTAGCTCAATCAATTCAAACAGATTGGGGTCCAAAACAAAAAAACACCTACCAGATTGCTGTCGTATTTAATAAGCAAAAAGGTAAATTGACGCAAGCCGATAAGCAGGCGATCAATCATACTGTTGCTAATTTACAAGAACATCAGTCGGAGTATGGAATTAAGCAGGTGTTAGCACCTGATGAAAATATTGCTACCAAGAAACGATTACAATCTAAGGATAATACTACTTGGGTAATGCAACTTAATGTGGCTAAAAAGCATGCGGCAATTAATGAAGTCGAAGAGCAATTAACTAATGCTGTCAAAACTACTGGAGTTAGCACGTATGTCACTGGAGCGGACGTTTTACAGAATGCTTTTTCTGATTCAATTCAAGAAGGGATCAAAAAGACTGAGCTAATCACAGTAATTTTTATTTTTATTGTTTTGGTTTTAGTCTTTAAATCACCAATTGTACCGTTGGTTTCATTATTAACTGTTGGGGTAGCATTTATTACCTCGTTTTCTCTTGTAACTAACCTAGTTGAACACAATAATTTTCCATTTTCTAACTTTACCCAAGTCTTCATGATTATTGTCTTATTTGGGATAGGTACAGATTATAATATCTTGCTATTTGACAAATTTAAGGAAAATCTGGGTAAGGGTCAAACTCGTTATCAGGCAATGAAAGATGCACTCAAAGTTGCTGGGAAAACAATCCTATTTTCAGGTTCGACAATTTTAATTGGTTTTGCTGCTTTAGGATTAGCAAAATTTTCGATTTACCAATCAGCAGTAGGAGTGGCAGTGGGAGTAGCAGTATTGTTATTAGTATTGCTAACTTTGAATCCATTCTTCATGGCAGTTTTAGGTGACAAGCTGTTCTGGCCAGTTAAAGAAATTCCTAAAGAACATGAAAATAAGATGTGGCATGGAATTGCTAAAAGTTCTTTAGCGCATCCTATAATTTATTTGCTGATTTTGGCAGTAGTAGTGACACCTTTTGCTCTATTATATTCGGGTCATTTAAATTATGATGATACAGCTGAAATTAGTAATGATAATCCTGCTAAAGCAGGGATGTTAGTTGTTAAAAAGCATTTCCCAGCTGGAATGGCAGAGCCATCAACTTTATATATTAAGAGTAATCATCGTTTAGATAATGAAGCTGATTTAAAGATAATCGATCAGCTAACTAGACAATTGCAGGCTTCTAAAGGAGTGGCGTTTGCAACTTCAGTTACCCAACCTTATGGTGAAAACATTCAGCAATTGTATGTCAATAACCAATTAAATACAGTCAATAATGGTGTAGATGATGCTCGAACTGGTTTAGGTAAAGTAAGCAAGTCTAGTCAAAAGTTAGCCACTGGTGCTAATCAACTGCAGACTGGAACTAATCAACTGCAGAGTGGTACTAGTTCACTGCAAGCAGGTGCAACTGAATTGCAGAATAGCAGTCAGCAGCTTACAAGTGGACTGAACCAGCTTAATTCACAATTGACCAATAGCTCACAAGGCTCGAATACTCAAGCTGAGGTGTATCGTAAAAGTTTATCTAGAAACTTATCTAGTGTACCTGGCCTAACTAAGCAGCAGAAAGCAGCAGTTATGCAAGCTGCAAGTGCAGCTTTAAATGAATCGATGGCTGGTAATGCGAATGGATCGTTACAGTCAAGTGTCGGTAGTCTTGCTGCAGCGGCTAATCAGGTAAGTTCTGGAGCAGCTAATTTAGCAGGTAGTGTTGGTCAACTCAACTCTAGTACCGGACAATTAAGTACCGGGGCAGGACAATTGGCTACCGGTGTACCGAAAATTACTACTGGAGTTGATGAGGTCAATAGCGGATTAGGGCAAGGAGCAGCCTATTTAACTGGACTGGCTAGTTCTAGTGCGGCTGATACTTTTTACATTCCACAAGAATATCTCAAAACAGATATGTTCCAGAATTCGATCAAAGTATATCTTAGCCCTAATAAGAAGTCGGCAATGCTCATGGTAGTGCTTAATTCAGATCCAAGTGCTGATCGCGCGGTTAGCAGAGTACAAGACTTAAGCTTGATGGCGCAGAAATCCTTGCAAGGAACACGTCTTGATAAGGCGACAGTTGCCATGGGCGGTGAAAGTGCTAAAATTGCTGATACTAAGCGAATAGCCAGTGATGATTTCGTTAAGACTGCTGCAATTATGCTGGTGGGAATTGGTATTGCCTTAATTTTTGTTACTAAATCATTATTGCAGCCAGTATATATTTTAGGAACATTATTATTAGCTTACTTCTGTTCATTATCAATTACAGAATGGCTGGTTAAAGCAATTTTAGGCAATAATACCTTAACTTGGAATACACCGTTTTTCAGCTTTATTATGCTGATTGCCTTAGGTGTTGATTACAGTATCTTTTTAATGACACGATATCGCAGTCTAGATCATGGCAAATTAAGCGAACGTATCTTAAAGGCTTGCGGAGTGATTGGGACTGTTGTGGTTTCTGCAGCAATTATTTTGGGTGGAACCTTTGCGGCACTAATTCCTTCAGGTGTACCAACATTAATCGAAGTTGCGTTAGCAGTAATCATTGGCTTGATTATCTTAGTCTTTATCTTACCGTTAATTTTGCCAGCGGCTATTAAGCTGACGTATGAACCAACTTTTAGAAAAAAGAGTCGAAAAAATAAATAATTAAAGAAAAGGGATTACTGATTTATGTAATAGTAAATTGGTAATCTTTTTAGTTAGAATTATAATTTCAACTTGTAAAACTATGGTTTTGCTTTATCATTAACTTAAAACGGCACTGACATATAAAGATTAAGGAGTTTTAAGCTATGACTACTTGTCCCAATTGTGGTAGGCAAATCACAGATGATGTTGAAATTTGTCCTAATTGTCATTTTAATGTGCAAAAATATCGTGATACATTTTTCTCAGATCAATATGAACAGGAAAAATATGAAGATGAGCATGCAGGAGCGAAAATTGCTAGTCGGAAGATTTATCGGCAAGAATTCTACCCTGAAAAACAAAACTCAACTGTAAAGAAGATGCTTCTTTGGATTCATAAAAATAGTATGATTGTATTCTTAGTTGGAATAATGTTGTTGATTGTCATGAGCTTTTCTCGTGGTCTTGGCTGGCTGTGTTTTTGTTTGCTGCTGCTTGCACTATTCTGGGTTTGTGCTAGACAAGATCGAATTGAACGTTATACAGTTGATGAGCGGTTAACGCAGAAAGCCAATCAACTTGGTTCGAATTTTTTTAATAAAATTGAGGATGGTAGACAAAAGCGTCACCCTAAATCGGAACAATCTGATTCAGATATAGTTAAACAACCGGTCAATTATGTTCAGCTTTCAATTATTTTAACGGCATTGATTAGTTTAGTAGTTCTATTCACGTCAGGTTCAGTGGATAAAGTTTCGTTGACGAAAGTCTTTATGGGACTAGTAGGTCGAATGTTTGAAAATAGTACAACGGTTTATATTGGGATCCAGTTGTGTTTAATCTGGGTTTTGTTAATTATTTTTCCTTTGATAATTATGCGTAATACGCTAAGAAATACGAAAAAAGCTCAATGGTTAGCATTTGCGCTTTCATTAATTGAATCTGTATTTTTGCTTTATTTGCTTTTCCGCTTATCAACTGATGCTAGAGCTAATGTTGGGTTGCTTAATCACGTTACAAGTCAGCTGATTGTTTATGTAGTGTCATTTAGAACTTCGATCTATTTCTTAATATTTGCTAGTGTAATGACGACCGGACTTACTTGCTATAATTTAATTAAAAAGCGACAATAAAAAATACTGGACTTGCAAGTCCAGTATTTTTAGTTACATATTTTTTACTGCTTTAAGTCGATGACTAAGTGTTCATTAACAAAAGCCATCATTCCCAATTCACTTAGTTCGCGACCATAACCTGACTTTTTAACACCACCAAATGGCAATTCACCAGAGGAAATCCAGGTGCCATTAATCACGGTCATTCCAGTCTCGATTTGTGCAGCTAATTCTTGAGCGTGTGCGATATCGCTACTGATAATTGATGAGCCTAACCCATAGCTAGAGTTATTTGCTAAGGCAATTGCTTCGTCCTCATCTTCAACTTGGTAGACCATAGCGACAGGACCGAATAATTCTTCATCAAAAATTGGATTATTTTGGTCAATGTCAGTTAGAATAATCGGCCTAAAGAAAGCACCATCACTATCAATTTCAGGATATTGATAGAACACTTTGGCACCAGCTGCAACTGCTCGCTCAACTTGTTTAGTTAATTTTTCTTTAGCATCTTGTGAGTTAAGCGGTGCTAAAGTAGTTTCTGGATCGAGCGGATCGCCAGTTTTTAGATTAGCAAATGCGGATTTAAGCTCATGTAAGACTTCTTCGTAGCGAGATTTAACGGTAATAATTCGTTTAGAAGAAGTACATACTTGTCCTGCATTGTAAGTTCTTGCTGCATGCAAGGTTGTTTGTAAAACTTGCTTGTCAGCATCTGCCAAAACGATAAATGGATCATTGCCACCTAATTCCATAGTTGACTTTTTCAGATTTTTACCGGCATTTTCAGCAACGGAAGCCCCGCCACGCTCAGAGCCAGTCAAAGCCACTCCTTGAACGCGTGGATCGGCGATAATATCGTCTAATTGGTCATAATTTGGATAAAGGTTGATTAGACTCCCTTCAGGAGCTCCAGCTTGCTTAATAAGTTTGGCGGTTAAAGCTGCTGAACCTGGTACGTTGTGAGCGTGCTTGAGTAATACTGGATTGCCCACGATGAAGTTAGGAGCAAAGACTCTAATCACTTGATAAAGAGGAAAATTCCATGGCTCACAAGCGATAATTACGCCAGTTGCTTGCTTGAGATAATAAGCATTACCCAAGGCAGAATCGATTTTTTGCGGCTTTAACATTTTTAACCCATTATTAGCATAGTATTCACAGATTTGAACACAGAGTTCAACCTCACCCTTAGCTTCACCGATTAGTTTGCCCATTTCACGGGTCATTATTTCGGCTAGCTCGGATTCATGTTCATGCAAGGTCTTAGCGATTTGGTGTAAAATCTCAACCCGACTCTGGGGTTGTTCGTGCTGCCACTTATGGTACAGTGCATTTGCCAAATTGATTGCTTCGTCAATTTGGCTATTGGTTGAATATGAATAGTTTGCAAAAGTTTCATTAGTGTACGGATTAATTGATTGATATTTTGCCATCTTGTACCTCATTAAAAATCATGTTAATTTTAGATTACTAAACATATTATAAAACGCTATCAAAATTAACTTTAGTAATTAGCTCAAGTTTACTAATTATTAAGTTTTTGTAGGCTGTGAGTTAAGTATGATAGGGAAGCACTCAGGTATTGACTTGCATAGGCCATAGCGTGTTTATCTCCGGGAATTATTTGTAAGGTTACGCCATGATTTTGGCTAGCTAGACTATCAATAAAGTCAAGTACGTCTGTAAGTGGGGTTAATTCGGCAGCTGAGTTAAACATTAGTAGGTCAGCTAAGTTTTGATAATTATAGGACTTAGCGTCTAGCTTAGTGAGCTTTTGCCAATCATTGCTGCCGGCATAAGTTAAGGTGAAATATTTATAGAAGCAATTATTAATTTCTGACTGGTCAGTTAAACCGAGTTCATTCTTGGCGTCAAGTGCTGGTTTTGTACTATTGTGATTTTTTAGCCAATCTGAAAAGTTAACTGGTGCTGACCAAGTTACGGTTGGAAAACCGAACATACCAGCAAGTTGCAAGGCTAAGGTGCCACCGCTACTGGCACCTATTTGAGCAATGCTCAGGGTTTCTTGACTAATATATTTTGATTTTAGCAGCCAGTTAGCAAAATTAATGGCATCGTGGTGAGCAGCTGGAAAAGTGTTTTTAGGTGCGAGTCGATAATTAGGGACAAAGGTGGTAAAGCCTTGTGCAACTATGGCAGTAGTTAAGTTTTTAACGTCTTGTTTATCCCCGCGAATCCAACCGCCACCATGCCAAAAGATCAGGGCTTTATGGGCAATAGTTGTGTCACTAGGGCTGTAAATATCACACGTTAACTGGTTTGCTTCATCATAAACAACATTATTTTCAACTTTGATCATAGACTTTAGTTCCTTACTATTTTTGTTTAGCAGACTGGTATCGTTCATTGCCCCACCAATTAGGCATTAGTTCATTAAGGGTGATTGTTTGGCGTTTTTGGTAGTCGACCATAAATTCTAAATTGCGATTTCGTTCATCCAATTGCATTAAATATTCGCGGCACGCTCCACAAGGCATGCCAGACCCACTGCCCGAAGGAGCTTGATCGCGAAAGGCAATGATTCGTTTAATTTGAGTTTGTCCGCTGTTAACATACATATTTAATGCGGCAACTCGCTCAGCGCAAAGATCAAGTACACCACTGCAGCTTTCTACACAAAAACCAACAAAAATTTGACCGTCTGCAGCTTCAAGCGCACTGACGACATTATGTGCATAAATAAAGGGAGTAACGTCTTGCGGGTGGTATTCAACTTTGGCTGCTTGATATAATTTTTGCCAAATATCCATTTTATATCCTCCGGATAATTACTAATTAATATTCTTAAATTATGGTAATTATTATCCTTAATGTGCTAAAAAGCAATTATATCAAGGTGATTTTTGGTAGAATAAAATTTAAAAGTCAGGGAGGTTTTTTATGCAGCTGTCACCTAAAGCCAGTCGCCGTTTGATTAACATCTTAACTATTGTTAGCGGAATCATTATTGTTCTTTTATGCATTTACTGGTATAAGCTAGGAATTTTTACTAATCAAGCAAAGATGCGTGCATATTTAGCAGATAAAAGGATTATTGGTCCTGTAATTTTTGTGTTAATTCAAATTGTTCAAGTAGTGTTTCCGATTATTCCTGGAGGTGTTTCCCTACTTGGAGGAGTTGTGTTTTTTGGACCAATTGCGGGATTTATTTATAACTACATTGGCGTTTGCATTGGCTCAATTATTGATTTCTTTTTGGCGCGTTATTATGGTCGACCATTTATTTTGCATATTGTTTCTGAAAAGACCCTTGAAAAATACATGAAATGGACTAAAGACCAGCATAAATTTAACTGGTTCTTCGGTATTTGTATTGTAGCGCCGATGGCACCAGATGATGTTTTATGTTTACTAGCCGGATTAACCGAGATGAAATTTTCAACGTACTTTTGGATTATTATTTTGGGTAAACCGTGGACGATTGCGGCATATAGCTTTGCCTTAATGTTTGGCATGGACTGGCTGCTAAAGTTAGTAGGCAAGTGATGGCAGACATATGTTTGCGGCAATTTGCTGATACGGATGCAGCAACTCTGCTTAAGTGGGGGCAAGATGATCATTATCGCAAGACAGCAGGTTTTGCTCACTATGCCAGTTTGTTTGAAGCCAAAACTGCGATTAAGCAGTATCAACAGCGAGATAATAGTTATGCGGTATGTTTGCAGACAGATGATCAGTTGATTGGAATAGTTGAGTTGTATTCACGCGGTGAATCTGGTGATTTGGCTAAGACTAAAGAAGTTGGCTTTTTATTAGATAGAGATTACGAAGGGCATGGTTATATGACTCAGGCTCTGCGGGTATTATTTAATTATTTTTTTAAAGAGTTAGCTCAAACTCAAATCTGGGCTGGTACGTTTAACAGCAACTTACGTGCGCAAAAGTTGCTAAAAAAGTTAGGCTTTAAGTATATTTATGCTGCCAGTCAGCCAACTGATAAAAATTATTTTACTAATCAAGTGAAATATTATTTGCTTGAAAGAGCGCAATGGCTTAAAATAAGTAAAAACACGGAGTCCTAAGACTATATACAGAGAATTCGCGGGTGGTGTGAGCGAATAGACGTCGTTTCCAGACTTCAATTGTGGGCAACTAATCATTGCACGGTTTGCGGCACCGTTATCGCCCAAGCTAATTGAGTGCAGTTGTGGTAATGACAACTGAAACTGGGTGGTACCGCGAAGCGATGCAAGAGCCAATTCGTCCCAAGATTTAGGGATGAGTTGGCTCTTTTTTTGTGGAGGTTAAAAATGTTAGATATTAAGGTAATTCGAGATAATCCGGATTGGGCTAAGAAGAAGCTAGCTACGCGTAGTATTAAGCCTGAACAAATTGATGAATTAATTGGCATCGATGCTGATCGGCGCCAGAGTTTGAATGAAAGTGAGCAGTTAAAGGCTAAACGTAACACTGTTTCTCAAAAAATTGCTCAAGCTAAACGCAATCAAGAGGATGCCTCTGCGGCGATTGCAGAGATGCGTGAAACTGGCAGCCAAATTAAAGAGTTAGACGCTAAAGTTAATGAATTAACTACAAGGCAGAATGATATATTGCTACGTCTACCAAACTTTCCTGATGATTCTGCACCAGTTGGTCCTGATGAAGATTATAATGAGGAAGTTCGTAAATGGCATGAACCGACTAAATTGACTTTTACACCAAAAGCACATTGGGATATCGGAACTGATTTAGATATTTTAGACTGGGATCGTGGAGCAAAAGTTTCTGGTGCACGCTTTGTCTACTATAAAGGTGCCGGTGCATTATTAGAGCGTGCAGTTTTTAACTTCTTTTTGGATGAAAATACCAAAGCTGGTTATACAGAAGTTATTCCTCCATATTTAGTTAATAAAGAATCAATGCAGGGAACTGGACAATTTCCGAAATTCACTGAAGACGTCTATACGATTGTTGATAATGATGATCCCGAAAAGGAATTAGAGCTGACATTAATTCCAACAGCAGAAGTACCATTGGTTAATTATTTCCGTGATGAAATTATCCATGAAGATCGTTTGCCAATTAATGTAACTGCCCTTTCTCCAGCTTTTAGAAGTGAGGCTGGTTCGGCTGGGCGTGATACGCGTGGTTTAATTAGAATGCATGAGTTTCGTAAAGTAGAAATGGTTAAGGTATGTAAGCCTGAGGATTCATGGGAAGAGTTAGATAAATTGACCCATAATGCAGAAAGCTTGCTCCAAAAACTAGATTTACCGTATCACGTTGTTGCACTAGCGACTGGGGATGCTAGTTTTACTAGTGCTAAAACTTATGATTTAGAGGTCTGGATGCCTCAACAAGAAAAGTATCGGGAGATTTCTAGCTGTTCGAACTGTACAGATTTCCAAGCACGGCGTGCGCAAATTCGTTACCGCGCGGAAGATGGTAAGCTGTATTTAGCACATACACTTAACGGTTCTGGACTAGCGGTTGGCCGGACAGTTGCAGCTATTTTAGAAAATTACCAAAATGAAGATGGTACAGTAACTGTACCGGAAGTTTTAGTCCCATATATGAATGGCATGAAAAAAATTGTTAAGCAACCAAGCTTGATATAAAGCTAAAAGAGATCTTTTATGATCTCTTTTTTTATTTTTTTAGAAAAAGTTTTGAATAAAATTTTATACTGAAAGCACTTAATACCGAATAATAACATCAACAAAATTGTTTTTAATCAAAGATATCCGTTTTAAAAAGGATTAATCGCAACTTTTTAAGTTAATAATTAGCCTAATTAGCGAACAAATAGTCAAACTTGACGAAGAAAGCAAAAGAGGGTAAAGTATTACTTGCGCTTGAGAGAGCTGGTTAGCTTAATCAGGTTAGCGAGAAATAAAGAGCAGAAAGTTATTGACAAGATCAAAACGGTCTGCTAGAATAGAAAAGCGCTGCTATAAGCAGCAGGTAGTACTTTGAAAACTGAACAATGTTTTCGCAAAAGTGTGCGGGTGTAAAAGCCCAAAACAAGAGCGAAGTCAATTTCGCAAGCAAATAAATCCGAGATGCAAATCTTGGAGAACGAATGAGCAAACATTCAAACAAACAGATAAAAATGAGAGTTTGATCCTGGCTCAGGACGAACGCTGGCGGCGTGCCTAATACATGCAAGTCGAGCGAGCAATTTTAACAGAATACCTTCGGGTAGGAAGCTAAGAGCGCGAGCGGCGGATGGGTGAGTAACACGTGGGTAACCTACCCTATAGATTGGGATACCACTTGGAAACAGGTGCTAATACCAAATAAGAAGTAAGATCGCATGATCAAGCTATAAAAGGCGGCTTTCGAGCTGTCGCTAAAGGATGGACCCGCGGTGCATTAGCTAGTTGGTAGGGTAAAGGCCTACCAAGGCAATGATGCATAGCCGAGTTGAGAGACTGAACGGCCACATTGGGACTGAGACACGGCCCAAACTCCTACGGGAGGCAGCAGTAGGAATCTTCCACAATGGACGCAAGTCTGATGGAGCAACGCCGCGTGAGTGAAGAAGGTTTTCGGATCGTAAAGCTCTGTTGTTGGTGAAGAAGGATGTATAGAGTAACTGCTATATATTTGACGGTAATCAACCAGAAAGTCACGGCTAACTACGTGCCAGCAGCCGCGGTAATACGTAGGTGGCAAGCGTTGTCCGGATTTATTGGGCGTAAAGCGAACGCAGGCGGGAAGACAAGTCAGATGTGCAAGCCCTCAGCTTAACTGAGGAATTGCATCTGAAACTGTATTTCTTGAGTGCAGAAGAGGAGAGTGGAACTCCATGTGTAGCGGTGGAATGCGTAGATATATGGAAGAACACCAGTGGCGAAGGCGGCTCTCTGGTCTGTAACTGACGCTGAGGTTCGAAAGCATGGGTAGCGAACAGGATTAGATACCC
This DNA window, taken from Lactobacillus sp. ESL0684, encodes the following:
- the serS gene encoding serine--tRNA ligase, whose amino-acid sequence is MLDIKVIRDNPDWAKKKLATRSIKPEQIDELIGIDADRRQSLNESEQLKAKRNTVSQKIAQAKRNQEDASAAIAEMRETGSQIKELDAKVNELTTRQNDILLRLPNFPDDSAPVGPDEDYNEEVRKWHEPTKLTFTPKAHWDIGTDLDILDWDRGAKVSGARFVYYKGAGALLERAVFNFFLDENTKAGYTEVIPPYLVNKESMQGTGQFPKFTEDVYTIVDNDDPEKELELTLIPTAEVPLVNYFRDEIIHEDRLPINVTALSPAFRSEAGSAGRDTRGLIRMHEFRKVEMVKVCKPEDSWEELDKLTHNAESLLQKLDLPYHVVALATGDASFTSAKTYDLEVWMPQQEKYREISSCSNCTDFQARRAQIRYRAEDGKLYLAHTLNGSGLAVGRTVAAILENYQNEDGTVTVPEVLVPYMNGMKKIVKQPSLI
- a CDS encoding GNAT family N-acetyltransferase gives rise to the protein MADICLRQFADTDAATLLKWGQDDHYRKTAGFAHYASLFEAKTAIKQYQQRDNSYAVCLQTDDQLIGIVELYSRGESGDLAKTKEVGFLLDRDYEGHGYMTQALRVLFNYFFKELAQTQIWAGTFNSNLRAQKLLKKLGFKYIYAASQPTDKNYFTNQVKYYLLERAQWLKISKNTES
- a CDS encoding TVP38/TMEM64 family protein, whose translation is MQLSPKASRRLINILTIVSGIIIVLLCIYWYKLGIFTNQAKMRAYLADKRIIGPVIFVLIQIVQVVFPIIPGGVSLLGGVVFFGPIAGFIYNYIGVCIGSIIDFFLARYYGRPFILHIVSEKTLEKYMKWTKDQHKFNWFFGICIVAPMAPDDVLCLLAGLTEMKFSTYFWIIILGKPWTIAAYSFALMFGMDWLLKLVGK
- a CDS encoding cytidine deaminase produces the protein MDIWQKLYQAAKVEYHPQDVTPFIYAHNVVSALEAADGQIFVGFCVESCSGVLDLCAERVAALNMYVNSGQTQIKRIIAFRDQAPSGSGSGMPCGACREYLMQLDERNRNLEFMVDYQKRQTITLNELMPNWWGNERYQSAKQK
- a CDS encoding alpha/beta hydrolase; translation: MIKVENNVVYDEANQLTCDIYSPSDTTIAHKALIFWHGGGWIRGDKQDVKNLTTAIVAQGFTTFVPNYRLAPKNTFPAAHHDAINFANWLLKSKYISQETLSIAQIGASSGGTLALQLAGMFGFPTVTWSAPVNFSDWLKNHNSTKPALDAKNELGLTDQSEINNCFYKYFTLTYAGSNDWQKLTKLDAKSYNYQNLADLLMFNSAAELTPLTDVLDFIDSLASQNHGVTLQIIPGDKHAMAYASQYLSASLSYLTHSLQKLNN
- a CDS encoding NAD-dependent succinate-semialdehyde dehydrogenase, which translates into the protein MAKYQSINPYTNETFANYSYSTNSQIDEAINLANALYHKWQHEQPQSRVEILHQIAKTLHEHESELAEIMTREMGKLIGEAKGEVELCVQICEYYANNGLKMLKPQKIDSALGNAYYLKQATGVIIACEPWNFPLYQVIRVFAPNFIVGNPVLLKHAHNVPGSAALTAKLIKQAGAPEGSLINLYPNYDQLDDIIADPRVQGVALTGSERGGASVAENAGKNLKKSTMELGGNDPFIVLADADKQVLQTTLHAARTYNAGQVCTSSKRIITVKSRYEEVLHELKSAFANLKTGDPLDPETTLAPLNSQDAKEKLTKQVERAVAAGAKVFYQYPEIDSDGAFFRPIILTDIDQNNPIFDEELFGPVAMVYQVEDEDEAIALANNSSYGLGSSIISSDIAHAQELAAQIETGMTVINGTWISSGELPFGGVKKSGYGRELSELGMMAFVNEHLVIDLKQ